A genomic region of Xanthomonas fragariae contains the following coding sequences:
- the dnaJ gene encoding molecular chaperone DnaJ, translating to MSKRDYYEVLGVARGASDDELKKAYRRCAMKHHPDRNPGDAASEAMFKECKQAYEVLSDGHKRRAYDTHGHAAFEHGMGGGGGGGPGGPDMGDIFGDIFGNIFGGGAAGPRAARRGADVGYVLELDLEEAVAGIERRIEIPTLIECEPCHGSGSEDGNVDVCGTCHGRGQVRIQRGIFAMQQSCPHCDGRGTLLQNSCKTCHGAGRVEEHKVLSIKVPAGVDTGDRIRLAGEGEAGPAGTPPGDLYVEVRVREHAIFQRDGDDLHCEVPIRISQAALGDTVRVATLGGEAEIRIPAETQTGKLFRLRGKGVRSVRSRGEGDLYCRVVVETPVNLTADQRELLQQFEATFTGEDARKHSPKSATFIDGVKGFWDRMTS from the coding sequence ATGAGCAAACGCGATTACTACGAAGTGCTGGGCGTGGCCCGTGGCGCCAGCGACGATGAGCTGAAGAAGGCGTATCGGCGCTGTGCGATGAAGCATCACCCGGACCGCAATCCGGGCGACGCTGCTTCCGAGGCGATGTTCAAGGAGTGCAAACAAGCCTATGAAGTATTGTCGGACGGCCACAAGCGCCGCGCCTACGATACGCATGGTCACGCTGCGTTCGAGCACGGCATGGGAGGCGGTGGTGGCGGTGGGCCGGGTGGCCCGGATATGGGAGATATCTTCGGCGATATCTTCGGCAATATTTTCGGCGGTGGTGCCGCCGGTCCGCGCGCCGCGCGCCGTGGCGCCGACGTCGGCTACGTGTTGGAGCTGGATCTGGAAGAAGCCGTCGCCGGCATCGAGCGACGCATCGAGATTCCGACTCTGATCGAGTGCGAACCCTGCCACGGTAGCGGTTCGGAAGACGGCAATGTCGACGTGTGTGGCACTTGCCATGGACGCGGCCAAGTACGTATTCAACGCGGCATCTTTGCGATGCAGCAGAGCTGCCCGCATTGCGATGGGCGCGGCACGTTGCTCCAGAATTCTTGCAAGACGTGCCATGGTGCCGGTCGCGTGGAAGAACACAAGGTGCTGTCGATCAAGGTGCCCGCCGGTGTGGATACCGGCGACCGCATCCGCCTGGCGGGCGAAGGTGAGGCCGGCCCGGCCGGCACGCCGCCAGGCGATCTGTATGTGGAAGTGCGCGTGCGTGAGCATGCAATCTTCCAGCGCGATGGCGACGATCTGCATTGCGAAGTGCCGATCCGCATTTCGCAGGCGGCACTTGGCGACACCGTGCGCGTGGCGACCTTGGGCGGCGAAGCGGAAATCCGCATTCCGGCCGAGACGCAGACCGGCAAGTTGTTCCGTCTGCGCGGCAAGGGCGTGCGTTCGGTGCGTAGCCGTGGCGAAGGCGATCTGTATTGCCGCGTCGTGGTCGAAACGCCGGTGAATCTGACTGCCGATCAGCGAGAGCTGCTGCAGCAGTTCGAGGCGACGTTCACCGGTGAGGATGCACGCAAGCATTCGCCCAAGTCGGCCACGTTTATCGATGGCGTCAAGGGGTTCTGGGATCGGATGACGTCTTGA
- the pdxY gene encoding pyridoxal kinase, with translation MSDATDSHLVHGRRQRPDGPSPIDVISVQSQLVYGHAGNSAAVPPLRALGLRVAEVPTTLLSNAPFYATLRGRVLPADWLADLLLGVTERGLPQRARMLVSGYFGSLANGEVFADWLEQTLPQTPQLRYCLDPVIGDTHTGPYVESGLERVFAERLLPHAWLVTPNAFELGRLTGLPSLEQHDAIVAARALLARAPQWVLAHSVAGAPGELVTLAVSNDAVYRWATPHLPVDVAGTGDVLMALLIGFLLRDMPFDQAVGYALSGVHSALEATLAAGFEEFDVLAAAPAALAGAPHFAVERLA, from the coding sequence ATGAGCGATGCAACCGATAGCCACCTTGTCCACGGTCGCCGTCAGCGTCCGGATGGTCCTTCGCCGATCGATGTGATTTCGGTGCAGTCGCAATTGGTTTATGGCCATGCCGGCAACAGCGCTGCCGTGCCACCGCTACGTGCGCTCGGGCTACGCGTGGCGGAAGTGCCGACAACGCTACTGAGCAATGCGCCGTTCTATGCGACCTTGCGCGGCCGCGTCCTGCCTGCCGACTGGTTGGCTGATCTGTTGCTCGGCGTTACCGAACGCGGCCTCCCACAGCGTGCGCGCATGCTGGTGTCCGGCTACTTCGGCAGTCTGGCCAATGGCGAAGTCTTCGCCGATTGGCTCGAACAGACCTTGCCGCAGACGCCGCAGCTACGTTATTGCCTGGATCCGGTGATCGGCGATACGCACACCGGCCCGTATGTCGAATCCGGACTGGAGCGCGTCTTCGCCGAGCGACTGTTGCCGCATGCCTGGCTGGTCACGCCCAATGCTTTCGAACTCGGGCGATTGACCGGATTGCCGAGTCTGGAGCAGCACGATGCCATCGTCGCTGCACGCGCTTTGCTGGCGCGCGCCCCGCAGTGGGTACTCGCGCACAGCGTCGCCGGTGCGCCGGGGGAGTTGGTGACCTTGGCGGTCAGCAATGATGCGGTGTATCGCTGGGCCACGCCGCATTTGCCGGTGGATGTCGCCGGTACCGGCGATGTGTTGATGGCGCTGCTGATCGGTTTCCTGCTGCGCGATATGCCGTTCGATCAGGCGGTGGGTTACGCGCTCAGTGGCGTGCATAGCGCATTGGAAGCAACATTGGCTGCCGGTTTCGAGGAGTTCGATGTGCTGGCTGCTGCGCCGGCCGCGCTCGCAGGTGCACCACATTTTGCAGTCGAGCGCTTGGCATGA
- a CDS encoding prephenate dehydrogenase, translated as MMAQPVVGIVGIAGAYGRWLAQFLRTHMQLEVIGFDPTDGGGMDEATLAQRADVLIFSAPIRHTATLIERYVELAGPRAASQLWMDVTSIKQAPVAAMLASQAEVVGLHPMTAPPKSPTLKGRMMVVCEARLRHWSEWVQTLCAALQAECVYATPEHHDRVMALVQAMVHATHLVQAGTLRDYAPLLGELRALMPYRSASFELDNAVIARILSLNPSIYEDIQFGNPYVGEMLDQMLLQLQQLRALVAQGDDAARAQFRSQFLDDNAQALQRESLTAGNYTYERVGYLLADLTEPLALSVYLPEDQPGSLRALLHVFEQHGVNLSSIHSSRTPAGELHFRIGFESKSNRAAVAKAANEIDRSGIGRVLERSGQVD; from the coding sequence ATGATGGCGCAGCCGGTGGTCGGTATTGTCGGCATTGCCGGCGCTTACGGACGTTGGTTGGCGCAGTTTCTGCGCACACACATGCAGCTGGAAGTGATCGGTTTTGATCCGACCGATGGCGGGGGCATGGACGAGGCCACGCTGGCGCAGCGTGCGGATGTGCTGATTTTTTCTGCGCCGATTCGGCATACCGCAACGTTGATCGAGCGCTATGTCGAACTCGCCGGCCCACGCGCGGCATCGCAGTTGTGGATGGATGTCACCTCGATCAAACAGGCGCCGGTCGCTGCAATGCTGGCATCTCAGGCAGAGGTCGTCGGTTTGCACCCGATGACCGCACCGCCCAAATCACCGACCTTGAAGGGGCGGATGATGGTAGTCTGCGAAGCGCGCTTACGGCACTGGTCAGAATGGGTGCAAACGCTGTGCGCCGCGTTGCAAGCCGAATGCGTGTACGCCACTCCCGAGCACCACGACCGCGTCATGGCCTTGGTGCAGGCGATGGTGCATGCCACCCATCTGGTGCAGGCCGGCACCTTGCGCGATTACGCGCCGCTGCTCGGCGAACTGCGCGCGCTGATGCCGTATCGCTCGGCATCGTTCGAGCTGGATAATGCGGTGATCGCGCGCATCCTCTCGCTCAATCCGTCGATCTACGAAGACATCCAGTTCGGCAACCCGTATGTCGGCGAGATGCTCGATCAGATGCTGCTGCAATTGCAGCAGCTGCGCGCACTGGTCGCACAAGGCGACGACGCGGCGCGCGCGCAGTTTCGCAGCCAGTTCCTGGATGACAACGCACAGGCGCTGCAACGCGAGTCGCTCACTGCGGGCAACTACACCTATGAGCGTGTGGGCTACCTGCTGGCCGATCTCACCGAGCCGCTGGCGCTAAGCGTGTATCTGCCGGAAGATCAGCCCGGTTCGCTACGCGCGCTGCTGCATGTGTTCGAGCAGCACGGGGTCAATCTGTCGTCGATCCATTCCTCGCGTACGCCAGCGGGCGAGCTGCACTTCCGCATCGGCTTTGAGTCCAAGAGCAATCGCGCGGCAGTGGCGAAGGCGGCAAATGAGATCGACCGCAGCGGCATCGGGCGGGTGCTGGAACGTTCTGGCCAGGTTGATTGA
- a CDS encoding TolC family protein, with product MIRRLVVLLIALAPGVALAHTTPLTLAEVLQSSARTAPQIVESLAKVRQAQGKGMSANGAFDTVFDIDARSREAGYYDGAAIESSIKRPFDNNGGYYYGGYRSSRGAFPVYEDKSYTDRGGEVKVGALYALLRDRVVDERRSRRSVASSDINVAQYEAEMVAIGVQRRAVDAYQSWVAAGLKLHAYNDLLQLAEQRRNAISRQVTLGARPTILLTENDQNLVRRRALVVRSEQEFATAANALSLYLRDEAGMPLIVSAERLPADTSSLEGLAGASKITAPVERPDYRAVLTRIDQATARLMLAQNDLKPRLDVSVEVSKDLGAPGVGGPNRSPTDAVIGFRFSVPLENRAAKGRVAEARAEIEALDQRSRFLRDQISVEVESVVISLNAAERLAKIADEERSLADRLAAAERRRFELGSGDFFLVNQREETANDARLRLIDAQARIASARAELAAATADRDALQLSR from the coding sequence ATGATTCGCCGTCTTGTCGTCTTGCTGATCGCGCTCGCGCCAGGCGTGGCGCTCGCCCACACCACTCCGCTGACCCTAGCCGAGGTGCTGCAGTCCTCGGCCCGCACCGCGCCGCAGATTGTCGAATCGCTGGCGAAGGTCCGTCAGGCCCAAGGCAAAGGGATGTCGGCCAATGGCGCATTCGACACCGTGTTCGACATCGACGCTCGCTCGCGCGAGGCTGGCTACTATGACGGCGCAGCGATCGAAAGCAGCATCAAGCGACCGTTCGATAACAACGGTGGCTATTACTACGGTGGTTATCGGTCCTCGCGTGGCGCATTCCCGGTCTACGAAGACAAGTCCTACACCGACCGCGGCGGCGAAGTAAAAGTGGGCGCGCTGTACGCGCTACTGCGCGACCGCGTGGTCGACGAACGCCGCAGCCGCCGCAGCGTCGCCAGCTCCGATATCAATGTCGCCCAATACGAAGCGGAGATGGTTGCCATCGGCGTGCAGCGGCGCGCGGTGGACGCCTACCAGAGCTGGGTTGCAGCGGGCCTGAAGCTGCACGCATACAACGACCTGCTGCAATTGGCCGAGCAACGCCGCAACGCCATATCCCGGCAGGTGACGCTGGGCGCGCGGCCCACCATCCTGCTGACCGAAAACGACCAGAACTTGGTGCGTCGACGCGCGTTGGTGGTGCGTTCGGAACAGGAGTTCGCCACTGCAGCCAATGCCTTGTCGCTATATTTGCGCGACGAAGCCGGTATGCCGCTGATCGTCTCCGCCGAGCGCCTTCCGGCCGACACCTCGTCATTGGAGGGCCTAGCCGGCGCCAGCAAGATCACCGCGCCGGTAGAACGCCCCGATTACCGTGCCGTGCTGACCCGAATCGACCAGGCCACCGCGCGGCTGATGTTGGCGCAGAACGATCTGAAACCACGGCTGGATGTGAGTGTCGAAGTCAGCAAGGATCTGGGCGCACCCGGCGTCGGCGGCCCGAACCGCTCGCCAACCGATGCCGTCATCGGCTTCCGTTTCAGCGTGCCGCTGGAAAACCGTGCCGCCAAAGGTCGCGTTGCCGAAGCGCGCGCCGAGATCGAAGCACTGGATCAACGCAGCCGTTTCTTGCGCGACCAGATCTCGGTAGAGGTCGAGTCGGTCGTGATCTCGCTCAACGCAGCCGAGCGGCTGGCGAAGATCGCCGACGAAGAACGCAGCTTGGCAGACCGTCTTGCTGCGGCCGAACGACGCCGCTTCGAACTGGGATCTGGCGACTTTTTTCTGGTCAACCAACGCGAAGAAACCGCCAACGACGCCCGCCTGCGCCTGATCGATGCGCAGGCGCGCATTGCCTCGGCACGCGCCGAACTGGCAGCGGCAACCGCCGACAGGGATGCGCTGCAGCTGAGTCGCTGA
- a CDS encoding HlyD family secretion protein — MRQAPDRIAHFPTLAAMRPPSIAKAVAWMLLIGIGIAGAILALAPWVQTASGKGQVVSLDPGDRQQQVTAFVPGRVEAWYVHDGQHVSRGDPIARVGDLDPDLLTRLASERAQVQAEIAAIQQSRAIASIDVARSRQLLAEGLAGRRDYELTQIKVAETDAKLAESRAKLTRIDIQLNRQSAQLVRAPRDGRVQQLNAASGSAMVSPGTVLAVIAPERVERAVELYIDGRDVPLIRPGHPVRLEFEGWPAIQFSGWPSVAHGMFDGRVRAIDPNAAHDGLFRILVEPAPGKPAWPAQEFARQGGRVRGWVQGETVRVGYELWRQLNNFPLEFGRRPTATTQDEGKAKPAASKAEDDATGKK, encoded by the coding sequence ATGCGGCAGGCCCCTGATCGGATCGCGCACTTCCCCACCCTGGCCGCAATGCGACCGCCTAGCATCGCCAAGGCAGTGGCGTGGATGTTGTTGATCGGTATCGGCATCGCCGGTGCGATTCTGGCGCTGGCGCCGTGGGTGCAGACCGCCAGCGGCAAGGGCCAAGTGGTGTCGCTCGACCCGGGCGATCGGCAGCAGCAAGTCACCGCCTTCGTTCCCGGCCGTGTCGAGGCCTGGTACGTGCACGATGGTCAGCATGTCTCGCGCGGCGACCCGATCGCGCGCGTCGGCGATCTGGATCCGGACCTGCTCACCCGCCTGGCCAGCGAACGTGCGCAGGTACAGGCCGAAATCGCCGCCATCCAGCAATCGCGCGCGATCGCCAGCATCGACGTGGCACGCAGCAGGCAATTGCTTGCCGAAGGGCTGGCCGGCCGCCGCGACTACGAGCTGACCCAGATCAAGGTCGCCGAAACCGATGCGAAATTGGCCGAGTCGCGCGCCAAACTGACCCGCATCGACATCCAATTGAACCGCCAATCCGCACAGCTGGTGCGTGCACCGCGCGACGGCCGCGTGCAGCAGCTCAACGCCGCCAGCGGCAGCGCGATGGTCTCGCCCGGCACTGTGCTCGCAGTCATCGCCCCGGAACGGGTGGAGCGCGCGGTAGAGCTGTATATCGACGGCCGTGACGTGCCGCTGATCCGCCCTGGCCACCCAGTGCGGCTGGAGTTCGAAGGCTGGCCAGCAATCCAGTTCAGCGGCTGGCCGTCGGTGGCGCACGGCATGTTCGACGGCCGCGTGCGCGCGATCGACCCCAATGCCGCGCACGATGGCCTGTTCCGCATTCTGGTCGAGCCTGCACCGGGCAAGCCGGCTTGGCCAGCGCAAGAGTTCGCCCGCCAGGGCGGCAGGGTGCGCGGCTGGGTGCAGGGCGAGACGGTACGGGTCGGCTACGAACTATGGCGCCAGCTCAACAACTTCCCGCTCGAATTCGGCCGGCGCCCCACCGCGACCACGCAGGATGAGGGCAAGGCCAAACCGGCAGCGTCCAAGGCCGAAGACGACGCGACGGGCAAGAAATGA
- a CDS encoding ABC transporter ATP-binding protein: MAAKRIGWREAGSWLAEIVGPDMPYVRLAMVYGVAISLLSLATPISVQLLINSVANTALPTPLWTLSGLLLGLLLLVAGLSATRVWIMALFERRLFSRVVAEITVRAVHAQNPFFADQNRGDMFNRYFDLVVVQKAVPSLAIGAFTIVLQSAVGLIVTSFYHPFFLGFNALLLLVILGIWMIWSRGSIRTAVDLSHAKHEAAHWLESVGGSNGFYKSSRHLDFAMDRSEAVTAAYVDRHRRHFRYSFTQTAAFLLVYAIASAALLALGGNLILRGELSIGQLVAAELILSAVFYGISQLGGYLDAFYDLVASSEELSLLFAIPQERAVVASGKTPGNSAVRLDGVVIDGARFDFSLAAGEQLVMLADGGAERLLAMVLKRHVVPDRGLVMVGGADMATFDMYLLRSEVTVLDRPTIVEVTIREYLSMASADVSSEAMLEAIDAVGLRSRIAALAHGLDTRLAASGYPLWIGEVMALKLANALLVRPRVLMLSQLYDLIPAERLTRVLRRLKETGTTALLCTGRPEDITLDGWFRLEPERQQRYATRAELIASTQEANDAAGP, translated from the coding sequence ATGGCAGCGAAGCGGATCGGATGGCGGGAAGCGGGAAGCTGGCTGGCGGAAATCGTCGGGCCGGACATGCCCTATGTGCGCCTGGCCATGGTGTATGGCGTGGCGATCAGCCTGCTGTCACTGGCCACACCGATCTCGGTGCAGCTGCTGATCAACAGCGTTGCCAACACCGCACTGCCAACGCCGCTGTGGACGCTATCGGGCCTGTTGCTGGGCCTGCTGCTGCTGGTCGCCGGCCTGAGCGCGACGCGGGTGTGGATCATGGCGCTGTTCGAGCGCCGGCTGTTTTCGCGCGTGGTGGCCGAGATCACGGTGCGCGCGGTGCATGCGCAAAACCCGTTCTTCGCCGACCAGAACCGCGGCGACATGTTCAACCGCTACTTCGATCTGGTGGTGGTGCAGAAAGCCGTGCCCAGCCTGGCGATTGGTGCCTTCACCATCGTGCTGCAATCGGCGGTCGGGTTAATCGTCACCAGCTTCTACCACCCGTTCTTTCTTGGCTTCAACGCGCTGCTGCTGCTGGTTATCCTTGGCATCTGGATGATCTGGTCGCGGGGCTCGATTCGCACCGCAGTCGATCTGAGCCATGCCAAACACGAGGCCGCGCATTGGCTGGAAAGTGTTGGCGGCTCGAATGGTTTCTACAAATCCAGCCGTCATCTCGATTTCGCGATGGATCGCTCCGAGGCCGTCACTGCCGCGTATGTGGATCGGCATCGGCGCCATTTCCGCTACAGCTTCACCCAGACGGCGGCATTTCTGCTGGTCTATGCGATCGCCAGCGCCGCGTTACTGGCGCTGGGTGGCAACCTGATCCTTCGCGGCGAACTATCGATCGGCCAGCTGGTGGCGGCTGAGCTGATCCTGAGCGCGGTCTTCTACGGCATCTCACAACTTGGCGGGTATCTGGACGCGTTCTACGACCTGGTGGCAAGTTCCGAAGAGCTGTCGCTGCTGTTCGCTATCCCGCAGGAACGCGCTGTGGTGGCGTCGGGAAAGACGCCGGGCAACAGTGCGGTGCGGCTGGATGGCGTGGTGATCGACGGTGCGCGTTTCGACTTTTCGCTGGCTGCCGGCGAACAGTTGGTCATGCTGGCCGACGGCGGCGCGGAGCGACTGCTGGCGATGGTGCTGAAGCGCCACGTGGTACCCGATCGCGGCTTGGTGATGGTGGGCGGCGCGGACATGGCGACCTTTGACATGTACTTGTTGCGCTCGGAAGTGACGGTGCTGGACCGACCGACTATAGTCGAGGTCACCATTCGCGAATATCTGTCAATGGCCTCGGCCGACGTGAGCTCCGAGGCGATGCTGGAGGCGATCGATGCGGTCGGGCTGCGCAGCCGCATCGCTGCGCTTGCGCACGGTCTAGATACGCGGTTGGCGGCGTCGGGCTATCCACTGTGGATCGGCGAAGTCATGGCGTTGAAGCTGGCCAATGCGCTGCTGGTGCGCCCGCGCGTGCTGATGCTGTCGCAGCTGTACGACCTAATTCCGGCCGAGCGCCTGACCAGGGTGCTGCGCCGTTTGAAGGAGACCGGAACCACCGCGCTGCTGTGCACCGGCAGACCAGAAGACATCACCCTGGATGGTTGGTTCCGCCTGGAGCCCGAGCGGCAGCAGCGCTATGCCACGCGTGCCGAACTGATCGCGTCGACACAGGAGGCCAACGATGCGGCAGGCCCCTGA
- a CDS encoding ABC transporter transmembrane domain-containing protein codes for MNQPAAASHNPLRKLGSLRTLWPFVQRQRGLFAAWLIALAISSAATLSLPAAVKQMIDHGFSGGSQINQAFALLFAVAVVLALATAARFYFVALLGEKVVADLRGRLYAHLIGLDAGFHDRSRSGELVSRLSADSELLRGVISTTMSVALRSSVTVIGSMVMLFVTSPRLAGFTLIGIPLAVLPIVLGARRLQKISRASQDRVADANTLAAETLGAVRTVQAHARERYESQRFNKALFAAIDTAKLRIRTQATVTAVAIMLIFGAIVAVLWLGAHDVIGGRMTPGTLGQFVLYALIGGGSVGALAEVWNELQRAAGGMGRVGDLLDEQSAIVAPATPQPLPQPLRGAIQFDQVVFHYPQRPDAPALDGFDLHVRPGETVALVGPSGAGKSTVLSMLLRFHDPVSGKVRIDNVDLRDTDPVLLRERIALVPQQPALFAASAADNIRYGRLEASDAEVEAAAAAAEAAIFIRALPQGYASELGERGTRLSGGQQQRVAIARALLKDAPILLLDEATSALDAQSERAVQQALDRLMEGRTTLVIAHRLATVLKADRIVVMDAGRIVAQGTHAQLVAEGGLYAELARLQFIDQ; via the coding sequence ATGAATCAGCCAGCCGCTGCTAGCCACAACCCGTTGAGGAAGCTTGGCAGCCTGCGCACCCTTTGGCCGTTCGTACAACGCCAGCGCGGTCTGTTCGCCGCCTGGTTGATTGCGCTTGCGATTTCATCCGCCGCCACGCTGAGCCTTCCGGCAGCGGTCAAACAGATGATCGACCACGGCTTCTCTGGTGGCTCGCAGATCAACCAGGCGTTCGCACTTTTGTTTGCGGTCGCCGTGGTACTGGCACTGGCCACCGCCGCGCGTTTTTACTTTGTCGCATTGCTGGGCGAAAAAGTCGTTGCCGATCTGCGCGGCCGCCTGTATGCGCATCTGATCGGGCTGGATGCCGGCTTTCATGATCGCAGCCGCAGCGGCGAGCTGGTCTCGCGCCTGTCGGCCGATAGCGAATTGCTGCGCGGGGTGATCAGTACCACCATGTCGGTGGCGTTGCGCAGTTCGGTGACCGTGATCGGCAGCATGGTGATGTTGTTCGTCACCAGTCCACGTCTGGCCGGATTCACCCTGATCGGCATTCCGCTTGCGGTGCTGCCGATCGTGCTGGGCGCGCGGCGCCTGCAGAAGATTTCGCGCGCAAGCCAGGATCGCGTAGCCGATGCCAATACGCTGGCAGCCGAAACACTGGGTGCAGTGCGCACGGTGCAGGCGCATGCGCGCGAGCGCTACGAGAGCCAGCGTTTCAACAAGGCGCTGTTCGCAGCGATCGATACGGCGAAGCTGCGTATCCGCACCCAGGCCACCGTGACAGCAGTGGCGATCATGCTGATCTTCGGCGCAATCGTCGCTGTGCTGTGGCTGGGCGCACACGATGTGATCGGTGGGCGCATGACGCCCGGCACGCTGGGCCAGTTCGTGCTGTATGCCTTGATCGGCGGTGGCTCGGTCGGTGCGTTGGCCGAGGTGTGGAATGAATTGCAGCGTGCTGCCGGCGGCATGGGCCGGGTCGGCGACTTGCTCGACGAGCAGTCGGCGATCGTGGCGCCAGCCACACCGCAGCCGTTGCCGCAACCGCTACGCGGTGCAATCCAATTCGATCAGGTGGTGTTCCATTATCCGCAGCGTCCCGATGCGCCGGCGCTGGATGGCTTCGACTTGCATGTCCGCCCCGGCGAAACCGTGGCGCTGGTTGGCCCATCGGGGGCCGGCAAGAGCACGGTGTTGTCGATGCTGCTGCGCTTCCACGATCCGGTCAGCGGCAAGGTGCGCATCGACAATGTGGATCTGCGCGACACCGACCCGGTATTGCTACGCGAACGGATCGCACTGGTGCCGCAGCAACCCGCGCTGTTTGCCGCCAGCGCTGCCGACAACATCCGCTACGGGCGGCTGGAAGCGAGCGACGCCGAGGTGGAAGCCGCAGCCGCAGCCGCCGAAGCCGCTATCTTTATCCGCGCCCTGCCCCAAGGCTACGCCAGCGAACTCGGCGAGCGCGGCACCCGCTTGTCCGGCGGCCAGCAGCAGCGTGTGGCGATTGCGCGGGCGTTGCTGAAGGACGCGCCGATCCTGTTACTGGACGAGGCCACCAGCGCGCTGGACGCGCAGAGCGAGCGCGCTGTGCAGCAGGCGCTGGACCGACTGATGGAGGGGCGTACCACGCTGGTCATCGCGCATCGTCTGGCGACCGTGCTCAAGGCCGACCGCATCGTGGTGATGGATGCCGGCCGCATCGTCGCGCAGGGCACGCACGCGCAACTGGTTGCCGAGGGAGGGCTTTATGCAGAACTGGCGCGCTTGCAGTTCATCGATCAATGA
- a CDS encoding IMPACT family protein: MAAMLDTLAADAHHSLDIKHSRFLAHAAALDDPAHTRETVQRVSVPGATHDCRSSRFGQDDRASDDGEYSGTACRPILAAADGQGDDRVVVVDTRWDGGIKLSVGGVVRAYAGTAAEWLRLATLQPLIALSLTELQCRFDNLSLVHAALAAFHADKLGEHFDATAAALQVQLPADQLAGFKTRLCDATGNRVHISTPEAA; the protein is encoded by the coding sequence ATGGCGGCGATGCTCGATACCCTCGCCGCTGACGCGCACCATAGCCTGGACATCAAGCACAGTCGCTTTCTGGCCCACGCTGCTGCACTGGACGATCCCGCGCATACGCGGGAGACCGTGCAGCGCGTGTCGGTGCCGGGCGCCACGCACGATTGCCGGTCATCCCGGTTTGGTCAGGACGACCGCGCCAGCGACGATGGCGAGTACAGCGGCACCGCTTGCCGGCCGATCCTGGCGGCCGCCGACGGCCAGGGCGATGACCGTGTGGTCGTGGTTGATACGCGCTGGGACGGCGGAATCAAGCTCAGTGTCGGCGGCGTGGTGCGTGCTTACGCAGGCACGGCAGCCGAATGGCTGCGGCTGGCAACACTGCAGCCATTGATCGCCTTGTCGCTGACCGAGCTGCAATGCCGGTTCGACAACCTAAGCCTGGTGCACGCGGCGCTTGCTGCCTTCCATGCCGACAAACTGGGTGAACATTTCGACGCGACCGCTGCTGCATTGCAAGTGCAATTGCCTGCAGATCAGCTCGCCGGCTTTAAAACCCGCCTGTGCGACGCCACTGGCAATCGTGTACACATCTCAACACCGGAAGCTGCATGA
- a CDS encoding TIGR00730 family Rossman fold protein, producing MHSRFPHSRFPSPKKSICVYCGSNAGDKPAYAQRATALGQRIAEQGLRLVYGGGNVGLMGTVANAVLAAGGEVTGVIPQQLADWEVAHRGLTTLEIVGSMHERKMRMFELSDAFVALTGGFGTMEEIFEMLTWRQLGIGNKPCAFLDVDRFYAPLIGMIDRMVEERFLHPDQRTDLWYGADIEQMLRWMQHYTPAQASKWIDEKRRSTLV from the coding sequence ATCCATTCCCGATTCCCCCACTCCAGATTCCCATCCCCCAAGAAATCCATCTGCGTCTACTGCGGTTCCAATGCCGGCGACAAACCCGCCTATGCCCAACGCGCCACTGCGCTGGGGCAGCGCATCGCAGAGCAAGGCTTGCGGCTGGTCTATGGCGGCGGCAACGTCGGGCTGATGGGCACTGTGGCCAATGCGGTACTCGCCGCAGGTGGCGAAGTCACCGGAGTGATTCCGCAGCAGTTGGCCGATTGGGAAGTAGCGCATCGTGGGCTGACCACGCTGGAGATCGTCGGCTCCATGCACGAGCGCAAGATGCGCATGTTCGAGCTGTCCGATGCATTCGTCGCCCTGACCGGCGGTTTCGGCACGATGGAAGAGATCTTCGAGATGCTGACCTGGCGTCAGCTAGGCATCGGCAACAAACCGTGTGCGTTTCTGGATGTCGACCGCTTTTACGCCCCGCTGATCGGCATGATCGATCGCATGGTGGAGGAGCGCTTCCTGCATCCGGATCAGCGCACCGACCTGTGGTACGGCGCCGATATCGAGCAGATGCTGAGGTGGATGCAGCATTACACGCCGGCTCAGGCCTCGAAGTGGATCGACGAAAAGCGTCGTTCCACTTTGGTGTAA